In Urechidicola croceus, a single window of DNA contains:
- a CDS encoding membrane dipeptidase → MANGKNIKSRNDYIDFHCHPALKPYGKSYNFKPVRDNSTHRNRSRSIWRYNPPSLGDKLVNFLTGITKFSQSNFTSLANGGVSVICASLYPIEKPFFRNKIKNEFLKDIASNFATGVGRKRVDYIQGINNYFEDLEYEYDFYKQLDGHEVLLPEGKFRYKIVNSFAEIEEIKKKEEIENNKLTTICVVLSIEGMHVLNSDLKKSPDETKFLNNLNAIKSWQHSPFFVTIAHHFWNYLCGHSESFSGIVKKKADQSEGMGLGITSLGKKVIKSLLNTTNGKRILIDIKHMSPQSRSEYYKILDTTPEYANIPIIVSHGAANGLKSFDDRTVGNFSMSKKLNPVEINFYDEEIIRIAKSGGIIGLQLDERRIANEQTIKNTKHSLKRSKIMHYRSELLWNQVQHILQVLDDKKMFAWDCIALGTDFDGIIDPLNSFWTSEELPFLADYLERHAYNHMRNTGFKNAQNNIDADEIIDRIFSSNGMNFFKKHFV, encoded by the coding sequence ATGGCTAATGGTAAAAATATCAAATCAAGGAATGATTATATTGATTTTCATTGCCATCCGGCTTTAAAACCTTACGGTAAAAGTTATAATTTCAAGCCAGTTAGAGATAACAGTACTCATAGAAACAGAAGTCGAAGTATTTGGAGGTATAACCCACCATCACTTGGCGATAAATTAGTTAATTTTCTTACAGGAATAACTAAATTTTCACAATCAAATTTCACTAGTTTGGCTAATGGAGGCGTGAGTGTTATTTGTGCTTCACTTTATCCAATTGAAAAACCCTTTTTCAGAAATAAAATTAAAAATGAATTTCTAAAAGATATCGCTTCAAATTTTGCAACTGGAGTAGGTAGAAAACGTGTTGATTATATTCAGGGAATTAATAATTACTTTGAAGATTTAGAGTATGAATATGATTTTTATAAACAACTTGATGGACATGAAGTATTATTACCCGAGGGAAAATTCAGGTATAAAATTGTAAATTCATTTGCTGAAATTGAAGAAATTAAAAAGAAAGAGGAAATTGAAAATAATAAGTTAACAACTATATGTGTTGTTCTTTCAATTGAAGGAATGCATGTCTTGAATTCTGATTTAAAAAAATCTCCTGATGAAACCAAGTTTTTAAATAACTTAAATGCAATTAAATCGTGGCAACATTCACCGTTTTTTGTGACTATTGCTCATCATTTTTGGAATTATTTATGCGGACATTCAGAGAGTTTTTCTGGTATTGTTAAGAAAAAAGCGGATCAATCTGAAGGAATGGGGTTAGGAATAACTTCACTTGGAAAAAAAGTAATAAAAAGCCTTTTAAATACTACTAATGGGAAGCGTATTCTTATTGATATTAAACACATGAGCCCCCAATCAAGGTCAGAATATTATAAAATTCTTGATACAACTCCAGAATATGCCAATATTCCAATAATTGTAAGTCATGGTGCAGCCAATGGATTAAAATCATTTGATGATAGAACAGTTGGTAATTTTAGTATGTCTAAAAAATTGAATCCTGTAGAAATTAATTTCTATGATGAGGAAATAATTAGAATAGCTAAAAGTGGTGGAATCATTGGATTGCAGTTAGATGAAAGACGGATTGCAAATGAACAAACAATAAAAAATACAAAACATTCTTTAAAACGAAGTAAAATCATGCATTATAGGTCAGAGTTACTTTGGAATCAGGTTCAGCACATTCTGCAAGTTTTAGATGATAAAAAGATGTTTGCTTGGGATTGTATTGCTTTAGGGACAGATTTTGACGGTATTATTGACCCTTTAAATAGTTTTTGGACTTCAGAAGAATTACCTTTTTTAGCAGATTACCTCGAAAGACATGCCTATAATCATATGAGAAACACCGGTTTTAAAAATGCTCAAAACAATATTGATGCTGATGAAATCATTGATCGTATTTTTTCATCAAATGGAATGAATTTTTTTAAAAAACATTTTGTTTAA
- a CDS encoding S8 family peptidase, producing MKKLSFISSVMVLAFLSSCTTDESPIQKEQIIEVVTHEEPLSAIEVSNQINTLFEQNGSFNWSQASDYLLWSAAINGDNILTIGYGNEGESFSTNRSNELIQIKDEIIKTVLTTSSDTSKKREDILLYDDPILNNIDVIITDFNSVVELRKNNQIRYIEPEGFTFSNENLERSSSGCSQSGETISSSDYGTLPSGAKVPWNFYDHNIDDAWAYSTGRGIGVGVIDTGVSSKQSYLGSKFDDAYSGRTISKYGTYVDSIWPWKTNTDGPDDKCGHGTSASATIAAPNNTASQFVGVAYECNLVSYRGTSDVVLNGYHERKGVSKALVELGDRNDVKIISMSIGYPWSIGSIKDAIRYAYSKNKLIFAAGGTSTDFTNWYGVIFPATMSETVAVTGVEEQTNYQECDVCHTGSDMDFTIIMERNNNHHQPVLGFNNGDSSYFGGSSVATAVTAGIAALVWSENPTWSRAQVLQRLKESSEFYPSKDGDFGYGNIDALKAVTGNGI from the coding sequence ATGAAAAAACTAAGTTTTATTTCATCTGTTATGGTATTGGCTTTTCTGAGCTCATGTACCACCGATGAATCCCCAATTCAAAAAGAACAAATAATTGAAGTGGTTACTCACGAAGAACCATTGTCGGCTATTGAAGTATCCAACCAAATTAATACATTATTCGAACAAAATGGTAGTTTTAACTGGTCGCAAGCCAGTGATTATTTACTCTGGAGTGCTGCAATAAATGGTGATAACATTCTAACAATAGGATATGGAAATGAAGGTGAAAGTTTCAGTACTAATAGAAGTAATGAACTAATTCAAATTAAAGACGAGATTATTAAAACTGTTTTAACAACCAGTTCTGATACTAGTAAAAAAAGGGAAGATATATTGTTATATGATGATCCTATTTTGAATAATATTGATGTAATAATTACTGATTTTAATTCTGTAGTTGAATTAAGAAAAAATAATCAAATACGATACATTGAACCAGAAGGTTTCACTTTTTCCAATGAAAATTTAGAAAGATCTTCTTCTGGATGTAGTCAATCAGGTGAGACAATAAGTTCTTCTGATTATGGTACTTTACCATCTGGAGCAAAAGTACCATGGAATTTTTATGATCATAACATTGATGATGCTTGGGCATATAGTACAGGTAGAGGAATAGGAGTTGGTGTTATTGATACTGGTGTATCTTCAAAGCAGTCATATTTAGGAAGTAAATTTGATGATGCTTATTCAGGAAGAACAATTAGTAAATATGGAACATATGTAGATTCTATTTGGCCTTGGAAAACAAACACCGATGGTCCAGATGATAAATGTGGTCATGGTACGAGTGCATCTGCAACTATTGCTGCACCAAATAATACAGCATCACAATTTGTTGGAGTTGCTTATGAATGTAATTTAGTTTCATATAGAGGAACAAGTGATGTTGTCCTTAATGGTTATCATGAAAGAAAGGGTGTTTCAAAAGCACTAGTAGAATTGGGTGATAGAAATGATGTGAAAATTATTTCTATGTCAATTGGGTATCCTTGGTCAATAGGAAGTATTAAAGATGCAATTAGATATGCATATTCAAAAAATAAATTAATTTTTGCCGCAGGTGGAACTTCAACTGATTTTACTAATTGGTATGGAGTAATATTTCCAGCTACAATGAGTGAAACCGTTGCAGTAACAGGTGTTGAAGAACAAACTAATTACCAAGAATGTGATGTGTGTCATACAGGTAGTGATATGGATTTTACTATTATTATGGAACGAAATAACAATCATCACCAACCAGTTTTAGGGTTTAATAATGGTGACTCTAGTTATTTCGGAGGTTCTTCTGTAGCAACAGCAGTTACTGCAGGAATTGCAGCTTTAGTCTGGTCAGAAAACCCTACTTGGTCAAGAGCTCAAGTTTTACAAAGATTAAAAGAATCATCAGAATTTTATCCAAGTAAGGATGGAGATTTTGGTTATGGAAATATTGATGCTTTAAAAGCAGTAACAGGTAATGGTATTTAA
- a CDS encoding dioxygenase family protein, producing the protein MKNNRRQFLKNTVLASMWLGVSPMMAKPSNIDLKSNIDCFTITEDYYGEGPYYTENPPILSDNNLASDTEEGIRLSISGIVKTLDCAVTIPNTEIDIWHANHDGEYSRGTNYNLRGKIYSNSEGFYSFNTIFPGKYKNGNRYRPCHIHIKITPPGYPTLTTQLYFEGDENIPGDPAASITDGEFDATNRIISLTTNYDGSKEGTWDIQIDGDGALGVNDLHLSKGMIYSITPNPFSDKIEIYYGVFKPSNVNLEVYDLQGRLVASINEKQLPAEKYTAIWKPQKELPAGIYFCTLKINNLQVHNKKIIKI; encoded by the coding sequence ATGAAAAATAACAGAAGACAGTTCTTAAAGAACACTGTATTGGCTTCAATGTGGCTTGGAGTCTCACCAATGATGGCTAAACCTTCAAATATTGATTTAAAATCTAATATAGATTGCTTTACTATTACTGAAGATTATTATGGTGAAGGCCCTTATTATACCGAAAACCCACCAATTTTATCAGACAATAATTTAGCCAGTGATACTGAAGAAGGTATTCGCCTTAGTATAAGCGGGATTGTTAAAACTTTAGATTGTGCAGTAACGATTCCAAATACTGAAATTGATATTTGGCATGCAAATCATGATGGTGAATATAGTAGAGGAACAAATTATAATTTACGTGGTAAAATTTATTCTAATTCAGAAGGGTTTTATTCGTTTAATACAATTTTTCCTGGTAAATATAAGAACGGAAACAGGTATAGACCTTGTCATATTCATATAAAAATTACACCTCCTGGTTATCCAACATTAACAACACAGTTATATTTTGAAGGTGATGAAAATATACCAGGTGACCCTGCGGCTTCAATAACTGATGGTGAATTTGACGCAACCAATAGAATTATTTCATTAACCACAAACTATGATGGCTCAAAAGAAGGAACATGGGATATACAAATTGATGGTGATGGTGCATTAGGAGTTAATGATTTACACCTATCAAAAGGAATGATTTACAGCATTACTCCAAATCCTTTTTCTGATAAAATAGAGATTTATTATGGAGTTTTTAAACCTTCAAATGTAAATTTAGAAGTCTATGATTTACAAGGTCGACTTGTTGCTAGTATAAATGAAAAACAACTTCCAGCAGAAAAATATACTGCTATATGGAAACCACAAAAAGAATTGCCTGCTGGAATATATTTTTGCACCTTAAAAATCAACAATTTACAAGTTCACAATAAGAAAATAATAAAAATTTAA
- a CDS encoding sugar phosphate isomerase/epimerase family protein encodes MTTRRNFLVKSGALAVGTMILPSWITYNSSVKLGNIGVQLYTFRDEMTKDAIGTLKKIADLGFKQIESARSEKGHYYGLTPFSIKKVCDDLGMNLRSGHVHIDKNWKKTVEEAAASGQEYLICSTMPSRGQTVDNYKSVAEVFNKAGEDCKKHNIKFGYHNHAYEFEMHKNQVLYDVLMDYTNPDLVHMELDLGWVIVGGKDPIDYFKKYPGRFPLWHLKDMDMIKKESTEFGKGGLDISKMLQYSKESGLKYVFIEQEEYEVSPLESMKHNLKYLQELG; translated from the coding sequence ATGACTACTAGAAGAAACTTCCTTGTTAAATCAGGAGCATTGGCTGTGGGGACCATGATCTTACCTTCCTGGATTACGTATAATTCGAGTGTTAAATTGGGAAATATTGGTGTGCAATTGTATACTTTTCGTGATGAAATGACCAAAGATGCAATTGGAACACTAAAAAAAATAGCCGATTTAGGTTTTAAACAAATTGAATCAGCAAGAAGTGAAAAAGGGCATTACTATGGTTTAACACCATTTTCAATAAAAAAAGTTTGTGATGATTTGGGCATGAATTTAAGAAGTGGACATGTACATATTGATAAGAATTGGAAAAAAACAGTTGAAGAAGCCGCTGCATCTGGTCAAGAATATTTGATTTGTTCTACTATGCCATCACGTGGACAGACTGTTGATAATTACAAGTCTGTTGCAGAAGTATTTAATAAAGCAGGAGAAGATTGTAAAAAACACAATATAAAATTTGGATATCATAATCATGCTTATGAATTTGAAATGCATAAAAATCAAGTTTTATATGATGTTTTGATGGATTATACCAATCCCGATTTAGTTCATATGGAATTAGATTTAGGTTGGGTTATTGTCGGTGGAAAAGACCCTATAGATTATTTCAAAAAATATCCAGGACGTTTTCCTCTTTGGCATTTGAAAGATATGGATATGATAAAGAAAGAAAGTACAGAGTTTGGAAAAGGTGGTTTAGATATTTCGAAAATGCTTCAATATTCAAAAGAATCTGGTTTGAAATATGTTTTTATAGAACAAGAAGAATACGAAGTTTCACCTTTAGAAAGTATGAAACATAATCTAAAATACTTACAAGAATTGGGTTAA
- the hutH gene encoding histidine ammonia-lyase, whose protein sequence is MFKYGLDELNVSIALKILNGDLQTSLVEETKQKILKSHNDVLKISKSDKTVYGINTGFGPLCNTKIDSNKTSELQRNLLLSHSVGVGNPINQDLSKLMLILKVHSLSKGFSGISLEIIDRILWHIENDVIPVVPEQGSVGASGDLAPLSHLFLPLIGESKVFYKGKVFSSSEVLKSFELKPIELHPKAGLALINGTQFILAHAVFLVEKLHNCLAHADLIAALMIEGLLASKMPFHKDLHKTRPFKGNIHVASRISKFLENSEIVDSHKDCDRVQDPYSLRCVPQVHGTSRNAWLHLKEAVEIEMNSVTDNPIVFSSEFTISGGSFHGQPLALPIDYACLAAAELGSISDRRSYFSLEGKSPNTPKLLLKEIGINSGFMIVQYTSAALVSENKGLCFPASADSIPTSLGQEDHVSMGSIGSRKALRVCTNLEKILAVEMICAAQALDFKRPLKSSKVLDTVHNHIRKSITHATKDRIFSLDIEKATEIIQSKKLLHILNENISEGYSEFDEQFENY, encoded by the coding sequence ATGTTTAAATATGGCTTAGATGAGTTAAATGTAAGTATAGCATTAAAAATATTAAATGGAGATCTTCAAACTAGTCTTGTTGAAGAAACAAAACAAAAGATTTTAAAATCTCATAATGATGTTTTAAAAATATCCAAAAGTGATAAGACCGTTTATGGAATTAATACTGGTTTTGGTCCTTTATGTAATACTAAAATTGATTCAAATAAAACAAGTGAATTACAGCGTAATTTATTATTAAGTCATAGTGTTGGTGTTGGAAATCCTATCAATCAAGATCTTTCAAAACTAATGCTTATTTTAAAAGTTCATTCTTTATCAAAAGGATTTTCGGGAATTTCACTTGAAATAATCGATAGGATTTTATGGCATATAGAAAATGATGTTATTCCAGTTGTACCAGAACAAGGTTCAGTTGGTGCTTCAGGTGATTTAGCACCATTATCGCATCTATTTTTACCTTTAATAGGTGAAAGTAAAGTTTTTTATAAAGGCAAAGTTTTTAGTTCAAGTGAAGTTTTAAAATCATTTGAATTAAAACCTATAGAACTTCACCCTAAGGCTGGATTAGCATTAATTAATGGCACTCAATTTATTTTAGCTCATGCGGTTTTTCTTGTGGAAAAATTGCACAATTGTTTAGCACACGCCGATTTAATTGCTGCATTAATGATTGAAGGTTTATTAGCTTCAAAAATGCCATTTCATAAAGATTTGCATAAGACAAGACCATTTAAAGGAAATATTCATGTTGCTAGTAGAATAAGTAAGTTTTTAGAAAATTCTGAAATAGTTGATTCTCACAAAGATTGTGATAGAGTTCAGGATCCATATTCATTAAGATGTGTACCTCAAGTTCATGGTACATCTCGCAATGCTTGGCTTCATTTAAAAGAAGCAGTTGAGATAGAAATGAATAGTGTAACAGATAATCCAATTGTTTTTTCTAGCGAGTTTACTATAAGTGGAGGAAGTTTTCATGGTCAACCATTGGCGTTACCGATTGATTATGCTTGTTTGGCCGCCGCTGAATTAGGAAGTATTTCTGATAGAAGATCGTATTTTTCATTAGAAGGAAAATCTCCTAACACACCAAAATTGTTACTAAAAGAAATAGGAATCAATTCTGGGTTTATGATAGTTCAATATACATCAGCAGCTTTGGTTAGTGAAAATAAAGGATTGTGTTTTCCTGCAAGTGCTGATAGTATTCCAACTTCATTAGGTCAAGAAGATCATGTCAGTATGGGTTCTATAGGAAGTAGAAAGGCATTGAGAGTTTGTACAAATCTGGAGAAAATTTTGGCAGTAGAAATGATTTGCGCTGCCCAAGCATTAGATTTTAAGCGACCTTTAAAATCAAGTAAAGTACTTGATACTGTTCATAACCACATAAGAAAGTCTATAACTCACGCAACAAAAGATAGAATATTTTCATTAGATATAGAAAAAGCAACAGAAATAATTCAAAGTAAGAAATTGTTGCATATTCTAAATGAAAATATTTCTGAAGGTTATAGTGAATTCGATGAACAATTTGAAAATTATTAA